One part of the Clarias gariepinus isolate MV-2021 ecotype Netherlands chromosome 24, CGAR_prim_01v2, whole genome shotgun sequence genome encodes these proteins:
- the shisa2a gene encoding shisa family member 2a has translation MRTILALLLLLALVSVRRALAGGEYCHGWRDAAGARHRGFRCPERYDGEGARYCCGSCSLRYCCAAPDARLDQSTCTAEFDFYTEAARDVPPSLPTYLPFVIVVSAFLSFVLLGAMISVCCCHCAVPKPSNRPSPTQASLLESGGPSPKNSNPSCTPNPGLHAPRPCPSDLSMYSAFPPAFVSPLHQGAPQFYPNYPNYPLPPEHTMLIAPAFLDAHGHGHSTPYPQDSVYPTVTV, from the exons ATGCGGACGATCCTCGCGCTGCTCCTCCTGCTCGCGCTGGTGTCGGTGCGGCGCGCGCTCGCGGGCGGTGAGTACTGCCACGGGTGGAGGGACGCGGCGGGCGCGCGGCACCGCGGATTCCGCTGCCCCGAGCGCTACGACGGCGAGGGCGCGCGCTACTGCTGCGGCTCGTGCTCACTGCGCTACTGCTGCGCCGCACCGGACGCGCGCCTCGACCAGAGCACGTGCACCGCCGAGTTCGACTTCTACACCGAGGCAGCGCGAGACGTCCCTCCGAGCC TTCCCACTTATCTACCCTTCGTGATCGTAGTGAGCGCCTTCCTGTCCTTCGTTTTGCTCGGCGCGATGATCTCCGTCTGCTGCTGTCACTGCGCAGTGCCAAAACCCAGCAACCGGCCCAGTCCCACCCAGGCCAGTCTACTGGAATCTGGAGGCCCTTCGCCTAAAAACTCCAACCCTTCATGCACGCCCAACCCTGGTCTCCACGCACCTCGCCCGTGTCCATCAGATCTCAGCATGTACAGTGCTTTTCCACCTGCGTTTGTTTCTCCGCTCCACCAGGGGGCGCCACAGTTTTACCCTAATTATCCTAACTATCCGCTTCCACCGGAGCACACCATGTTGATCGCACCGGCATTCCTGGACGCGCATGGGCACGGACATAGTACACCCTACCCTCAGGACTCTGTCTACCCTACCGTCACCGTCTGA
- the zc4h2 gene encoding zinc finger C4H2 domain-containing protein: MAAEQEVMIKLESIKEIRNKTVQMERLKARLRSEFSTLESEEKHLREYKQEMELLLQEKMAHVEELRLIHSDINVMENTIKQSECDLSKLLESTRRLHEEYKPLKDHIDTLRAALGLRRLPELSREEERLSLDYFEKQKAEWQTEHPDPPIPESLAAATAQQLHAVRKQDSRQPATAFRQQPPPMKACLSCHQQIHRNAPICPLCKAKSRSRNPKKPKRKPDE; encoded by the exons ATGGCGGCTGAGCAGGAGGTGATGATCAAGCTGGAGAGCATTAAAGAGATCCG TAATAAGACGGTGCAGATGGAGAGGCTGAAGGCGCGTCTCCGCTCTGAGTTCTCCACGCTGGAGAGCGAGGAGAAACACCTGCGCGAGTACAAACAGGAAATGGAGCTGCTGCTGCAGGAGAAGATGGCGCACGTCGAGGAGCTCCGCCTCATCCACTCCGACATCAACGTG atggAGAACACCATCAAGCAGTCGGAGTGTGATCTGAGCAAGCTGCTGGAGTCGACTCGGAGGCTGCATGAGGAGTACAAACCGCTGAAGGATCACATCGACACGCTGAGAGCCGCGCTCGGCCTGCGGAGACTTCCGGAACTCAGCCGCGAGGAGGAGCGGCTGTCCCTCGa ttactTTGAGAAGCAGAAAGCCGAGTGGCAGACGGAACATCCCGATCCTCCAATCCCAGAATCCTTAGCGGCGGCGACAGCCCAACAGCTTCATGCGGTGAGGAAACAAGACTCACGGCAACCGGCAACCGCGTTCCGACAGCAACCGCCACCCATGAAG gcgtgTCTGTCGTGTCATCAGCAGATCCACCGGAACGCCCCGATCTGCCCCCTGTGTAAAGCCAAAAGCCGCTCACGCAACCCCAAGAAGCCCAAGAGGAAACCCGacgagtaa